CTTAAAAAAGAAAAAGAAACATAAATTGTAATAGGATATATTGAACATGTATCGATAGAAGCTGTACTTTTCAAGAAATTATTTGGCATTGGTTTGTTTTGCAGGCTAAGGCGGCATGTGTTTTGATTGATCTGTGTTGTAGTGCATTAGCACCCTGGCTTACTCAAGTGATTGCAAAGGTTTGTTTTTGACAGAATCCTTGTTTGTAACTTCTCGATAATATTTTTTTGGGGTTCTCTTTTATTTATTTTAGTTTTAATTCTAAGTACTCAGGGTGAAATAATATAGGTTGATCTGGCTGTAGAGCTTCTAGAGGACCTGTTGGGCATAATTCAGGTATGATTTTACATGAACTAAAGATCTAACAAATGGTATAATGTTCATATGTTTCAACTCTTATTCCAAAGGTGAGGAGAGGCATACTTACATGCATAAGGTAATACTTTATAGAGATGCCAACTGGGTCAAGTCTCTTTTGTAAATTTTATTTTGTCTTTGCTCTCTCATAAATTATTGGAATCATCATGTGAGTACTGCGTGTTATATTTTTTCGCACATATAAATTCTGTTCCGCAGAGGTTCACAGTAGATCTATTTTTCCCTTTGATGTCTGCATCACTATAGACCTCATTGGTCATTCTGAATGAAAGTGAATAGGTTATTACATGTCTAAAGAAATCAAATTAATTTTCTGTTCCCAACTTGCTCTTACAATCTAGTAATCTATCTCGTAGTTCAGGTTTCAAAGTCAGCTAATAGATGTTTCATCTCCCCTTGATCTGTTTCTTGTAATAAAATTCTTGTAATATCCCTTCTTTTGATTATGTAACAAGAATGTTGTTGCTCTTGTGTTAGGGTGCTCGATATTACCTGGCTCGTGCTCGTGCTGCAATAAAATACATCATTCTGGCTATCTCTGGTCATATGGATGATATCCTGGGAAAGTACAAGGTATTCAATACTGTTCTCAGTTTTTCATTGCAATTGCATCGCTTCATTTTTCTCATTCATGTGTTATATGCGTTGAATATAAAACACCGTCGTGGCTTAGTAGAGGCTATGTTGTCTCTGCTTATATCAATTCTTAAGTGATGTGCTTACAGTGTTAGCATTATGTAATGTAACATTCGATATACTGTTGGTATTGTTGAGACGGAAAGCATTATTTGTGTGAAGTTAATGAAATCACACCATTTAGCTTCTCTACTTTTCACTGTTTTCAGGAAGTTAAACACAGGATACTGTTTCTTTTAGAGATGCTAGAGCCATTCCTTGATCCTGCTGTTGGCAGATTCAAGGGTAAAATAGCCTTTGGAGACCTATCTTCCGCATATCCAGAAAAGCAGGAACAGAATTGTGCTATTGCTATTAATGTGATCTGTACAGCAGTGCAGAAACCAGCAGTTCTTCCATCATTGGAATCTGAATGGAGGCGTGGATCAGTTGCTCCTAGGTAATTCATGGTTGTATTACTCCAAATCTTTTCTTGTGACTTAATGCTCAGATGTAGATCTTTCGGTAGTGGCGTTGCATTTTTTGGAGATACTTGGTTGAGATAAATCGAATGTCATGATATTTACACTTGTTTGCCTTATCTATTTAGTTCTCTTTTTAATTAAATCCATCTTCCTGAAACGTATACAATTTTTCCCTACAGCTCTTAGGAAAGAAAAAAAAAAGGATATTTCACTACTGGCCTCAGAATTCACACATCTCAATACACAAATGAATGCTATCCTGCTGTTTCTTAAAAACCACTGTTTCTTGGTTTCCATTTCTAGTGGCATTTCTTCTCCAAAATGATTATAACCCCCAACCTGTCAAAGATAAAAATGGACGTTTATCTTGTTCTCCCAGAAGGCTGTGTTTTACGAATTTATGATGTTATCTATATTAAATGTGATTGATGATGGATGTTCAAATCTTGATGCAGTGTACTACTCTCGATATTGGAACCTCACATGCAGTTACCTCCTGAAATTGATCTTCGCATATCTCCTGTCTCCAGACCACCGGAGCTTGAACCTTCATCTGGTTTATCTCCTGCTGCTTCTCATCATGGGATAGCTTCTTCAAAGTCAAATAGTCCGGATGAATCTGATGGGAAAACAGATGAAACATCTGTAAAAATGGACACTACAGAAGATGCCAGTCTTCTTTTTGCTCCTCCAGAATTGCATAATATAGTACTGACAAATATCTCTAGTGGTCCAAATGAGCATAGTTCTGTTGCTAACCTTGGGGATGTTGGGTCTGAACAAAAACATGGGGTTGGGAAAAGTTTTCTGTATCAATTTCCTAGTGACTTAAAACTAGATTCTGGATTTTCTGTGGAATACTTCAACTTGCAAGCAGATTATTTCCAACTTATAAGTTATCAAGAATGTGAGCTCAGGGCTTCTGAATTTCGACGTTTGGCGTTAGATTTACATTCACAGAATGAGATCACTGTTGAGAGTCATGATGCTGCTATTGATGCTTTGCTCTTGGCTGCAGAGTGTTATGTAAATCCATTTTTTATGATGTCTTTCAGAGGCAGTCCAAAGTTGATGAACGATAGAAACACTGGTGGGATTAGGAGTCCACTAAAGCATGGAAATTTGGAGATGAAAATGGTCTCTGGAAAGTCTAAGAGTGACCTAGAAACAATAGCTGCTCTTGAAAGGAAAAGAGACAAAGTTGTTCTTCAAACACTGCTTGAGGCTGCAGAGATAGATAAGAAGTACCAAGATAAGATTTCAGATGGACATTGCAGTCCATACGACTCTGTAGGATGCGATGAAGAACTGCTTAAGTTGTCTCCCTTTGATGTACAATCTGCAGATGCCATCACCTTGGTTCGGCAAAATCAAGCTTTGTTGTGCAGCTTTCTGATTCAAAGATTGCAAAGGGAGCAACACTCGATGCACGAAATTCTTATGCAGTGTTTGATATTTTTGTTGAACTCTGCTACTAAGCTCTACTGTGTTCCAGAACATGTGATTGACATTGCATTAGGATCTGCTGAGTACTTAAATGGGATGCTAACATCCCTTTATTATCAGTTCAAAGAAAGCAATATGCAGTTGGAGCCGGAGACAGTACATGGTATCCAACGTCGGTGGATACTGCTTCAAAGACTGGTAATATCCACAAGCTCTGGTGATGAGGGGATGGATTTTGCAATAAATAAAAGTGGCTTCCGTTATGGAAATTTGATTCCACCTTCAGCCTGGATGCAGAGAATAGCAACATTTTCTAGATCCACATCCCCTCTTGTTCGGTTTCTTGGTTGGATGGCAGTATCTCGTAATGCAAGACAATATATAAATGACAGGCTTCTTCTTGCTTTGGATCTGCCACAGCTGACGTGTCTTTTATCTATATTTGCAGATGAGCTCTCTGTTGTAGACAATGTTGTCAATCGAAAATATGAAGAATCCGGGGGTGGAACTGTTGCTTCTGTCAGTAAAGGATTTGAAGTTTCTGATCAGGACCAATCTTTTCGTGTCATCTACCCTGATCTCTACAAGTTCTTTCCTAACATGAAAAAGCAATTTGAAGCCTTCGGAGAAACCCTTTTGGAGGCTGTTGGGTTGCAGTTGAGGTTCATTTCTTCCAGTATGATACCTGATATTTTATGTTGGTTTTCTGAGCTGTGTTCATGGCCATTTCTCTATATGGAGCAGAATTCTTCTCGAAATTGTTCTGATCATTTGAAAGGTTATGCTTTAAAGAATGCCAAAGCAATCATCCTTTATATACTTGAGGCCATTGTCACTGAGCACATGGAAGCAATGGTTCCTGAGATACCTAGAGTGGTGCAACTTCTGGCATCCCTTTGTAGAGCATCTTACTGTGATGTATCATTTCTGGATTCTGTATTGCGTTTGTTGAAACCAATCATATCTTATTCTTTATGTAAGGTGTCTGACGAGGAAAGATTATTGGTGGATGATTCATGTGTGAATTTTGAGTCCTTATGCTTTGATGAGCTTTTCAATAACATCAGACCGGTTATGAACCAAGATGATTCTACGGCAAAAGAATACAACAGAGGACTGACAATTTTCATTTTGGCTTCTGTCTTTCCTGATATATCTGCTCAACGTAGGAAGGAGATATTGCAGTCCTTAATGCTTTGGGCTGATTTTACTGCATTTGAGCCTACTTCCTCTTTCCACAATTACCTTTGTGCATTTCAGAGTGTCATGGATAGCTGCAAGCTTCTGTTAATTCAGACTTTACAATTCTTTGGTGCCATCCCACTTCAGCTTCCCACTGATGGACCACATGACAGTAGTTTGGAGTCAGACTCATGGTTCCTCAGAGATTTGTTCCACACTTCACTTCCGGATAAGGTCTCCGAAAAGTTGGAAGGTTCTGATGGTAATATTGAGGATAAGAAGGTTTATGTTCTATCTCACGAGGAGATAGAAGAATTCTCAAAACACTTGGGAGCTCTCATTGTTAAGCTTTACTCTACACTTGAGCTTTGTTGGAATTTTCACCATCAACTAGCTAAGAAGATAACTATTGCATCTACAGAGTGTTTTATGTACTTAAGATGCTTGGCATCAACATCAGAAAGAGTTACTGTTGCTCAAGAAAATGACTCAGAATTACTTGTTCCTTGGAGCATTGGTCTAGAAGTAATTTCTGAAACCATTTTGACCCTTCAAGAAAACAGATGCTGGGAAGTTGCATCTGTTATGCTTGACTGTGTACTTGCAGTGCCTCATAAATTTGGCCTTGCCAATGTAATTGGCCTAGTTTGTTCTGCAATAAAAAATAGTTGTTTCAATGCACCAAAACTGGCTTGGCGTCTGCAGAGTCATAAATGGTTGTTGATGTTGCTCTCCAGAGGCCTTCATTCTCTCAAGGAATGTGAGGTTCCTCTCGTTAATTTGTTCTGTACAATGCTGGGTCATCCTGAACCTGAGCAACGGATTATAGCATTACAGATTTTGGGAAAAGTTGTTGGCCAAGATTTGAGTGGAGGAGCAGACCTACAGTCTTCCTTGTTGTACAAACAATTAGTTTTACCTGACTTGTTTATATCTGTTTCTGAATCGACTGTAACTAATTTGGTTTCAAGTACATGGGATCTGGTTGTTGTGCTGGCGTCATCTGATGTATCACTACTTGTAAAGACTCGTGCAATGGCACTTCTTGTTGATTATATCCCATTTGCTGAACGACGTCTTTTACAGTCTCTTCTTGGGGCAGCAGATAGTGTTCATGGATTAGGAGTGCTTGCCCATCCAAA
Above is a window of Fragaria vesca subsp. vesca linkage group LG7, FraVesHawaii_1.0, whole genome shotgun sequence DNA encoding:
- the LOC101297198 gene encoding uncharacterized protein LOC101297198; translation: MAQQFASRNSKAYGFLPCGQLQSLQAISQTLKFLKIPRRSRSAAPFVLSTSSSVVFRADAIFVLLRKAYKDSDLGIVCRKAARILHRLIEPVTVHEGSASPDEVTSGDEASKLDITNPAPLVDYSNLFGEDFQLLDDHWDSSYLNILDIGVVEEGILHVLYACASQPLLCSKLADRTSDLWSALPLIQSLLPALRPSSSRPSDIVDDSFSQWRQPIVQQALSQIVATSSSSLYRQLLHACAGYLSSFSPSHEEHSLTVLSCTFQEIIWHWFVLQAKAACVLIDLCCSALAPWLTQVIAKVDLAVELLEDLLGIIQGARYYLARARAAIKYIILAISGHMDDILGKYKEVKHRILFLLEMLEPFLDPAVGRFKGKIAFGDLSSAYPEKQEQNCAIAINVICTAVQKPAVLPSLESEWRRGSVAPSVLLSILEPHMQLPPEIDLRISPVSRPPELEPSSGLSPAASHHGIASSKSNSPDESDGKTDETSVKMDTTEDASLLFAPPELHNIVLTNISSGPNEHSSVANLGDVGSEQKHGVGKSFLYQFPSDLKLDSGFSVEYFNLQADYFQLISYQECELRASEFRRLALDLHSQNEITVESHDAAIDALLLAAECYVNPFFMMSFRGSPKLMNDRNTGGIRSPLKHGNLEMKMVSGKSKSDLETIAALERKRDKVVLQTLLEAAEIDKKYQDKISDGHCSPYDSVGCDEELLKLSPFDVQSADAITLVRQNQALLCSFLIQRLQREQHSMHEILMQFQRKQYAVGAGDSTWYPTSVDTASKTDELSVVDNVVNRKYEESGGGTVASVSKGFEVSDQDQSFRVIYPDLYKFFPNMKKQFEAFGETLLEAVGLQLRFISSSMIPDILCWFSELCSWPFLYMEQNSSRNCSDHLKGYALKNAKAIILYILEAIVTEHMEAMVPEIPRVVQLLASLCRASYCDVSFLDSVLRLLKPIISYSLCKVSDEERLLVDDSCVNFESLCFDELFNNIRPVMNQDDSTAKEYNRGLTIFILASVFPDISAQRRKEILQSLMLWADFTAFEPTSSFHNYLCAFQSVMDSCKLLLIQTLQFFGAIPLQLPTDGPHDSSLESDSWFLRDLFHTSLPDKVSEKLEGSDGNIEDKKVYVLSHEEIEEFSKHLGALIVKLYSTLELCWNFHHQLAKKITIASTECFMYLRCLASTSERVTVAQENDSELLVPWSIGLEVISETILTLQENRCWEVASVMLDCVLAVPHKFGLANVIGLVCSAIKNSCFNAPKLAWRLQSHKWLLMLLSRGLHSLKECEVPLVNLFCTMLGHPEPEQRIIALQILGKVVGQDLSGGADLQSSLLYKQLVLPDLFISVSESTVTNLVSSTWDLVVVLASSDVSLLVKTRAMALLVDYIPFAERRLLQSLLGAADSVHGLGVLAHPNCEGSLLRLSLALIAGACLYCPEEDISLIPENVWKNIENLEMSKTDGRLGDVEKRACQVLCRLRAEGDEARQVLREVLSSSSSKQVDPDFESTRESVLQVLASLTSAKSYFDVFSNRIDQEVMEVEEAELELNILQKEDALHASHKATEDEHKIPSLSSPLKDTARLQQIKDHIHSLELSKLREDIVTRRKRKLLMRRDRQKYLEEAALREAQLLQELDRERAAEVEKDIERQRLVELERAKTRELRQNLEIEKERQAQRDLQRELEQAEAGVRPSRRDFSSTYNSRPRDRYRERENGRAGNDGSTRASNVQLESSSTNSSMGTIPTVVLSGTRTFSGPLPTILQSRDRLDDAGSGYEENLDGSKDSGDTGSVGDPDSLSAFDGQPGGFGSGQRHGSRGSKSRQVVERRERDGRREGKWERKHL